The following coding sequences lie in one Acidobacteriota bacterium genomic window:
- a CDS encoding IS1 family transposase: MNRLPRAKREKILTLLVEGCSMKSIMRAEKVHLDTITRLLIDAGKACMDFHDAAVRNLRLTKRVQVDEMWSFVYCKQKTVPYARKAPPDAGDVWTWTGLDADSKMLISWVFGPRDSGSAYRLMHDLAFRVPGRVQLSTDGFLAYLDAVESAFGGDVDFAQVIKAYGPAEGEPERERRYSPGVCTSVRKVPIMGDPIDGYISTSYVERSNLNFRMGNRRFTRLTNGFSKKVANHAYQVALYVVYHNWCRQHTTTRLAPAQAAGLTDELRDMDWLTGLVEARDKPPGPRGPYRRERKKRKDAGIKRA; the protein is encoded by the coding sequence GTGAACAGGTTGCCGCGGGCGAAGCGGGAGAAGATCCTGACGCTGCTGGTCGAGGGCTGCAGCATGAAGTCGATCATGCGCGCCGAGAAGGTCCACCTCGACACGATCACGCGGCTGCTGATCGACGCCGGCAAGGCGTGCATGGACTTCCACGACGCGGCAGTGCGCAACCTGCGGCTCACCAAGCGAGTGCAGGTGGACGAGATGTGGTCGTTCGTCTACTGCAAGCAGAAGACCGTCCCGTACGCAAGGAAGGCCCCGCCGGACGCGGGCGACGTGTGGACCTGGACAGGGCTCGACGCCGACTCGAAGATGCTCATCTCGTGGGTGTTCGGCCCGCGCGACTCGGGCTCGGCGTACAGGCTGATGCACGACCTGGCGTTCCGCGTGCCGGGGCGCGTGCAGTTGTCGACGGACGGGTTCCTCGCGTACCTGGATGCGGTGGAGAGCGCGTTCGGGGGCGACGTCGACTTCGCCCAGGTGATCAAGGCGTACGGGCCGGCGGAGGGAGAGCCGGAACGCGAGCGGCGCTACAGCCCCGGCGTCTGCACGTCGGTCCGGAAGGTGCCGATCATGGGCGACCCCATCGACGGCTACATCAGCACGTCGTACGTGGAGCGCAGCAATCTGAACTTCCGGATGGGCAACAGGCGGTTCACGCGCCTGACCAACGGGTTCTCGAAGAAGGTCGCGAACCACGCGTACCAGGTGGCGCTGTACGTCGTGTACCACAACTGGTGCCGGCAGCACACCACGACGCGGCTCGCGCCGGCGCAGGCCGCGGGGCTGACGGACGAGCTGCGGGACATGGACTGGCTGACGGGCCTGGTCGAGGCTCGGGACAAGCCGCCGGGGCCGCGGGGGCCGTACCGCCGGGAGCGGAAGAAGCGGAAGGACGCGGGGATCAAACGGGCGTAG